Within Crassostrea angulata isolate pt1a10 chromosome 2, ASM2561291v2, whole genome shotgun sequence, the genomic segment TCGGAGATTTAATCTTCCTGTTCAGATGCGTATTAGAAAATAATTACTTCGAATTTGACGGGAACTACTGCAATCAAATCATAAGATGTAGCATGGATGCAATACCCTCGCCAGATATTACGGATTTATATGAGAATATACGAATTCACTCGATATATAGAATCTCAATTTCAGTATTCAAAATACTACCGGTATTTCACGGAAGATTCTGAGATGATGGATTTATCCTTTTTGATGGACCAAAAAAGGAAAATCCTTGAGTCTTTGTTATCTTCATATCTTCATAACTTCATATCATATCCTTTATCAAACTTACTAATGATTTTCAATACCTTCATAAAAATAGCGCACACAACGTTCCTCAAACGAGAATAGATCAGGCAGTTGAGAAACACAAACGATCCATCAACCCTCAACATAATTCTACAGACTTCAGAGGACAGTTATCAAAGAGAGGTCATTCTGAGAGGGAAATAAATCCGATCATTGACGAAATCTAAGGAAACGAAAGGAAACTCTTACTGAgtaaaacagaaaaatcaaaCTCAAAACATCCATACGTCAAGGTTACACAATTTAACCCCCGCGTCGAAGGGTTAAAAAACGTATACTGAAGTACTGGAACATTTTGAAGACGAATTCAACTTGCAAAAAGTTATTTTACACGACACCTATCATTGAATACAGCAAACACACAAATATAGGAGATCTTTTGATTAAATCTCGCTTACAATAGGTACACTAAATTTGGATGCCTGCTGAGGCTTATTTTACCGCCGAAACACTCTACGACTACaattataactacatgtatcttttcaatattattatgaTGCAACGATCAGGTGTTGTTAAGAGTGTCAGGTCCTAGTATCTTAATATCAAGTCTTGTTGATTGATGTTGTTCATAATTTTAACAGTAAAAGGTAATTAAAGTCAAAAGTCAAAgtctttatttatatatttcattttttttttggtcatttatATCAgtctaaaaacaattaaaatacgGTCTATGAGACAAATTCTTTGTACAACCTTAATGTCTAACATTACACTGAATCAGTTCTGGATTGTATATTTGAGTCTCGTAAAACAGTGTACATATAAGTATATCGTCTATTCGGAAAATAATAGATCCCTAACACAGGATgaaggatgaatctctgccattcagttaaATTAAAGGTgactaaaaaataatttatacgtgactgaatacatgtaactatgcaATTAAATCACGTTTCCAGACATTTCAGTGACCTaatggcagagcttcatcctgtgTACCATGTGACAAAACATAAGGACACATTGTGCATGCTAGAATTTCATCTAACACTCCAAAAACCGTGTGATATAATCGCGTCTTCCATACTGTCCCCAACTACACATCCACGGTACACTTactataaaatcataaattacTACCATCATTTAAAAGAGTtctattttgaacaaaaatgtaaatgcaAACAAATATGGAcagttttgaataattaaaaagaaaaacattccTTTCGgaaattgtttgtattttcaTGTGTTTTAAAAGAACTTAGTAAATTCTGTGTTCACATATGAAGCTATTTGCGAATTTTGCCTGTCCATCCCAGAATTGCTGTTTGTCAATAACATATCTCAGATGAAGTTCGTAAGGTAAGTCTGTTTCAATCATATCTCTTTTCAAGAAGTCCGGCAGATTTGAACCGTCATGAAATCTCCAAATACCTTCGCCATCTTTTTCACCCTGAATCCATATGTTGTTTTCTGCAGTCTTATCAATGTAACctttgaaataattatataaaacatagaTTGTGACTAATTACCCAAGCACGTGTAAATGATGACATTAACATATATTGAACAACCTGGACAAGTGTTACTTTAAGACTTACAACAAATATCTCAAGCTATCATGACAGTACGATACAGTGCCTtgatttaggataaattaataGGTACAAATGGCAGTACATTTATGTCATCGTAAACATCATCATAGATAATTCCCGTCtcatattattgaaaattagGGATTGTAACTAAGTTGTACTAGTATATCGATTTAACATTATTCCCCTTCATGTATGTCATCTATTTTACCAACTTGTATTATGTATACACTATTTTATATTCGGTAAAAACGACAAATAAGTtcctttttaaagttttaatttgatGAAGGCTTATTATACCTTTGTTATCTACAACTAGGTGTTCAATCAAATTTAGTTAAGAGATTCATTGCAATcgacttttttttccatttggcaattttgaatattttagaaacaaactacgatatatattaatgactaattcttttttttttcattctgattGTGACACTTGAGAGAATATTTATGTCagtatattttgacattttaaacattCTTGTAGAAAAAACCTTCAAAATAATCATGACAATTAACTGCATAAATATTACATACCATCGATAAATTCAAAGAAGATATTCTTCAATGGTTTGGTGTCTAGCTTAACCAAATCACCACCATCCATTTTGCAGTGGATCGTTGCATTTAGATAATTTGTAGGTGTGTCAACAAATTGTAGACAGGTTTTGGTAGCATTTGACGTCATTTCCGTGTACCTGGCTGGACATGCTTTATATAATAAGGAACTTATTAAGATAGATATAGTCCCTTTAGACAATATGGACATCGTTGATTACAGTACATTATAAACTAGTTAACTTAACACTGTGTTTAATGCAAAACTTGACTGTTtctcttttgataaaaaaagaacGTTACTTCATCTGACGAATGATTATAGTTGCTATCAATGTTTTAGGTGTATGATATATAGTTGATAGGTTTAACccgactttaaaaaaaaaaaggtttaaaatcTTATCGGATTGATATATACTGTATCTGGGTTgctttttatttatcatatatgatgGAACTTTTCTGGTGCATGATTGGAgtttctttcatttaaaaatgtttctctCTGTATGTCtctgaataaaacatttaaactcTAATAAtggtatcaaattaattttcaaaacaaaaatgcagCACGATACAGTTCCAGATCGGTCATGCTtgtacaaccccccccccccccccccccaaaaaaaaaaaaaatcttatatgtAATATTTACTTATGGTGCCCcggtgaaaagtttttttttactaattgtATCGtttttacatgaatataaaATCTCTATTCAGCCTGACTCTCCTTTCCATAACTTACTTTATCAGAGATTGATCATAAAGTGTGTATTTCTGGTTTTAAAAGCTTTTCGGATACCTTGTGAGAAATAGTTGGTAAAATTGGCACAATTTTATAGGGGAAAAATAAACCTTATGCTATTGCAATCAGAATGgcgaatctttaaaaaaatcaaaatactttatCAAAGGTTTGTCATACTTTTTAAGGTGCAGTTTAAATCCGTCCTCCAAGATCCGTTGGATCTACACACAAAGACCTCAGACCCTTGTTGGTTGTAACCGATAGCGCATCTGATATGAATTATTCTTGCTATTCCAATGGCATCCCATTCTTGTATCTCTTTCATAGAGAAACCTTCGTTACTTGGAATTCCACAATCTAGAAATATCAGAAACGCATATTAAGCTCTCTTCGACGTAGCGCAATTGTTTTTAACTTATTTATATTACTGTAATATGGTTGATGCCTTCAGTTGGCTCACAGAATACGTCACCGTAAATTGCAAACATAGTACTTGCTGGTATATTATTATGCCTACATGTATCAGCATCAATTAAATCCGACGCTCGTTATCTTTCAGTGTCAAATGTTAAGGTACTTCATACATCTAACTGTAACCGTGGTTTCATtcattttcgtgggtatcagttttcgtggattttctgaaaaccttagtttcaaggatacataaattcgtggccaatgatcttatcaatacaaattgttacttaaaattgaacttcaatgaacatttgattTCGGATCAACTTAACagcgaaatccacgaaaattggtattcaacgaatactGATCAAACCACTGTACTGtactcttttttcttttcttccaAACATTAACTTATGcttgcatttaaaacattttaagaaaatatgacatGAGCGGACATCACATTAAATAACCACAAAAAAAActtcatgaataaacaaatggGATTACTGCATCGAAAAACAAATCCTGCAAATAGATTACAATACAAACTGTACacttaaatacgaattaagtacAATATAAAGCAACAAATATTACCCATCAGATCTTCCTCAGAATTGTTGAAATATTAgttttggtcaaaattttgcaattattgaagatattattcaaatatttttgctttcaaaATTGATCATTCTCAATTATCTTTATACAGAGATTTCCATTTAAaaaggtaaatacatgtatagtcaaAAAATGGACGCAACCATACAACCATTTTCTTTctttgcaatgcaaaatatttCAGTATATATTGtcgaaatatttatttgtgaatatcacaataatggccgcaatattcaaagaaaactgAGACAGTATTTAAATGAGTCGCACCTGACAGGACGCATGTATACTGTCCAAAAGGTTTGGGGATGCACTTTTCATTGAGGGCACAGTTTGAAACCGAACACGCTCCAGCAATTTCCTGTAGATTATATCAAAAACATCCGTAAACAAagttaatttattacaaaaaaaatatattattgaaaaTTCACTCAAAAACCGTGTCAATAATGATACCACACTACTCTCCAAAAGTATGGCGTTTTTATTTCTCGATCCTTTGCTTTACATCTTACACAATTCGAAATCGTTGTgcttaaaaacattatttatatcatttgtgTGGCAATCCAATTTATTATgccaaacaaatttcaaaatatacatgtacacataataaatatattggttttttaaaaaaaacattcactTAAACGGGCGccatgattttaaattttaaatccaTCTAAAATTTAACTCTAACCTTGTCCCAGTCTTTTCTATCGCTGTATATCCAGCCAGGCTTCTCTATGTACAGATCGGGTACAGTTGTCCTGTTTTCAAAATTGGTCTGACAGAAGTGGGCTCCCTGGTGGTAGTTGACGGACCGACATCGTGTTGTTCTCAGACATTCCTCTACACAATCCAGAATACTATATCCATCATACGACGTTATCATCCTTCTGCCCAACCTGTGTCCGTACTGTAGCATTGAGTAGCCATGTCTTAAATCTGCCTTACAAAAATAAGTGAGGAAGAATAATGAAAAAAGTCGCAAAACCCAGTAT encodes:
- the LOC128174125 gene encoding uncharacterized protein LOC128174125; protein product: MIKLSLRYWVLRLFSLFFLTYFCKADLRHGYSMLQYGHRLGRRMITSYDGYSILDCVEECLRTTRCRSVNYHQGAHFCQTNFENRTTVPDLYIEKPGWIYSDRKDWDKEIAGACSVSNCALNEKCIPKPFGQYTCVLSDCGIPSNEGFSMKEIQEWDAIGIARIIHIRCAIGYNQQGSEVFVCRSNGSWRTDLNCTLKTCPARYTEMTSNATKTCLQFVDTPTNYLNATIHCKMDGGDLVKLDTKPLKNIFFEFIDGYIDKTAENNIWIQGEKDGEGIWRFHDGSNLPDFLKRDMIETDLPYELHLRYVIDKQQFWDGQAKFANSFICEHRIY